In Rubrobacter radiotolerans DSM 5868, a genomic segment contains:
- a CDS encoding NAD(P) transhydrogenase subunit alpha, protein MDILAQLAVMGLAAFLGFELISRVPNLLHTPLMSATNAIHGIILVGGMITVAQDGPLWVKAVGFLAVFFGALNVVGGFWVTNRMLAMFRPPVKRVKRRV, encoded by the coding sequence ATGGACATCCTGGCCCAGCTCGCGGTGATGGGGCTCGCGGCTTTCCTGGGCTTCGAGCTTATCTCGCGCGTCCCGAACCTGCTTCACACCCCGCTCATGAGCGCGACGAACGCCATCCACGGCATCATCCTTGTGGGGGGCATGATCACGGTCGCCCAGGACGGACCGCTCTGGGTGAAGGCAGTCGGTTTCCTTGCGGTCTTCTTCGGCGCCCTGAACGTTGTCGGGGGCTTCTGGGTAACGAACCGGATGCTTGCGATGTTCCGACCGCCCGTCAAGCGCGTAAAGAGAAGGGTTTAG
- a CDS encoding NAD(P) transhydrogenase subunit alpha, with protein MRIGVPRETSEGERRVGLVPETVGKLSRQGFTVLVESGAGRDYNPDEAYREAGAEVVEGASEVYSGADLVIKVARPSEDEIEKMREGQVLVCFLNGPTFPETVERLARAGVTVFSNEAIPRTSVAQAMDALSSMGSIAGYKAAIIAADSLGRYIPMLSSAAGTTKAAKVMVFGVAVAGLQAIAIMNRLGAEVFAYDIRPETKDQARSLGATFLDSNDEREEENGHDEFVEYEPEGFAKLMAKLGFHSFAEPPRDKYIVEGEEEETKAAEEEGWSREKLGRDQELIRRRLPEMDVVITTALVPGRKAPTLVDRAMVESMKPGSIIVDLAAESGGNCELTKPGQTVRHSLVDIIGPVNLPSQLPIHASQLLSRNMMNLVNHITEKPDGDAEGEGDSGPRLALDFGDEIMDKTCIAHEGEIRDERTREALGKTRGEAN; from the coding sequence ATGAGGATAGGAGTTCCGAGGGAGACCTCAGAGGGAGAGCGGCGGGTCGGCCTCGTGCCGGAGACCGTCGGGAAGTTGTCCAGGCAAGGGTTCACGGTGCTCGTAGAGAGCGGAGCGGGACGCGACTACAACCCGGACGAGGCGTACCGGGAGGCCGGAGCCGAGGTCGTCGAGGGAGCGTCGGAGGTCTACTCGGGAGCGGACCTCGTGATCAAGGTAGCGCGGCCGAGCGAGGACGAGATAGAGAAGATGCGCGAGGGTCAGGTCCTTGTGTGCTTTCTCAACGGCCCGACCTTCCCCGAGACCGTCGAGAGGCTCGCCCGGGCCGGAGTAACCGTCTTCTCCAACGAAGCGATACCGAGGACGAGCGTGGCGCAGGCGATGGACGCCCTGAGCTCGATGGGCTCCATTGCGGGCTACAAGGCCGCAATCATCGCGGCGGACTCGCTCGGACGCTACATCCCGATGCTTTCGAGCGCCGCCGGGACGACAAAGGCCGCGAAGGTCATGGTCTTCGGCGTCGCGGTCGCCGGGTTGCAGGCGATCGCGATAATGAACCGCCTCGGCGCGGAGGTCTTCGCCTACGACATCCGGCCCGAGACGAAGGATCAGGCCCGTTCCCTGGGGGCGACCTTTCTCGACTCGAACGACGAGCGCGAGGAAGAGAACGGCCACGACGAGTTCGTCGAGTACGAGCCAGAGGGCTTTGCGAAGCTGATGGCGAAGCTCGGCTTCCACTCCTTCGCCGAGCCCCCGCGCGACAAGTACATCGTCGAGGGTGAGGAAGAAGAGACGAAGGCTGCGGAGGAAGAGGGTTGGTCGCGGGAGAAGCTCGGGCGGGACCAGGAGCTGATCCGCCGCAGGCTCCCCGAGATGGACGTCGTTATAACGACCGCGCTCGTCCCGGGCAGAAAGGCCCCGACGCTCGTGGACCGGGCGATGGTCGAGAGCATGAAGCCCGGCTCGATCATCGTCGACCTCGCCGCCGAGAGCGGCGGCAACTGCGAGCTTACAAAGCCCGGCCAGACCGTCCGGCACAGCCTCGTGGACATTATCGGGCCGGTGAACCTCCCGAGCCAGCTCCCGATACACGCAAGCCAGCTCCTCTCCCGGAACATGATGAACCTTGTAAACCACATAACGGAGAAGCCGGACGGAGACGCCGAAGGCGAGGGCGACTCCGGGCCGAGGCTCGCGCTCGACTTCGGGGACGAGATCATGGACAAGACCTGCATCGCGCACGAGGGCGAGATTCGCGACGAGCGCACAAGAGAGGCGCTCGGGAAGACCCGGGGAGAGGCGAACTAG
- a CDS encoding class E sortase: protein MKVYRSSRFGLREPRSPGGAREPERSSFPPATSRRERRRAEKKEKRQRRGRRPLAALLSFVMVLAGVGVLAYAVLGGGTLTGIVNSVVNPVEPPSSTEMTLTVPEMSRVKDAPVFTASAADTAALDAGAVHVEGTGFPWEQEANVYIAGHRLGYAGTGSFLQFYDLTKLENGDEIILTDSNGTRYTYTVFNEMRVSPTDAHVLDPTPGKNIVSLQTCSLPDYSQRIIVQGELTSVA, encoded by the coding sequence TTGAAGGTCTACAGGAGCAGCCGTTTCGGTCTGAGGGAGCCGCGTTCCCCGGGCGGGGCGCGGGAGCCGGAGCGTTCGTCGTTCCCGCCTGCGACGTCGCGCAGGGAACGGCGCCGGGCTGAGAAGAAGGAGAAGAGGCAGCGTCGGGGCCGGAGGCCGCTCGCCGCGCTTTTGAGCTTCGTGATGGTCCTTGCCGGGGTCGGGGTGCTCGCCTACGCCGTTCTCGGGGGCGGGACGCTCACCGGGATAGTGAACTCGGTCGTGAACCCGGTCGAGCCCCCGTCAAGCACGGAGATGACGCTCACCGTGCCGGAGATGTCTCGCGTAAAGGACGCGCCGGTCTTTACCGCTTCCGCCGCCGACACCGCCGCGCTCGACGCCGGGGCGGTTCACGTCGAGGGAACGGGCTTTCCGTGGGAGCAGGAGGCCAACGTCTACATCGCCGGGCACCGGCTCGGCTACGCCGGTACCGGCAGCTTCCTTCAGTTCTACGACCTGACAAAGCTGGAGAACGGGGACGAGATCATCCTCACCGACTCGAACGGGACTCGCTACACCTACACGGTCTTTAACGAGATGCGCGTCTCGCCGACCGACGCCCACGTCCTCGACCCTACTCCCGGAAAGAACATCGTGAGCCTCCAGACCTGCTCCCTGCCGGACTACTCGCAGCGCATCATCGTCCAGGGGGAGCTCACGAGCGTGGCCTAG